The following are encoded together in the Daucus carota subsp. sativus chromosome 5, DH1 v3.0, whole genome shotgun sequence genome:
- the LOC108223687 gene encoding malate dehydrogenase 1, mitochondrial → MLRSTIKASLRRVNGRSFSSGSAPHRKVAVLGAAGGIGQPLSLLMKLNPLVSQLSLYDIAGTPGVAADVSHINTRSEVTGYVGEDQLGKALEGCDVVIIPAGVPRKPGMTRDDLFNINAGIVKGLCTAIAKYCPHALVNMISNPVNSTVPIASEVFKKAGTYDEKRLFGVTTLDVVRAKTFYAGKANANVAEVNVPVVGGHAGITILPLFSQATPTANLPHDVLTALTKRTQDGGTEVVEAKAGKGSATLSMAYAGALFADACLKGLNGVPDVVECSFVQSSITELPFFASKVRLGKNGVEEVLGLGALSDYEKQGLEALLPELKSSIEKGIKFANQS, encoded by the exons ATGTTGAGATCTACCATCAAGGCTTCTCTGAGGCGAGTGAATGGCCGTAGCTTCTCATCGGGATCTGCGCCGCACCGTAAGGTCGCCGTCTTGGGCGCCGCCGGCGGGATCGGACAGCCTCTCTCTCTTCTTATGAAACTCAATCCTCTTGTTTCTCAGCTCTCTCTTTATGATATCGCTGGGACTCCTGGTGTCGCCGCTGACGTCAGCCACATCAACACTAGATCTGAG GTTACTGGATACGTGGGTGAGGACCAGCTAGGTAAGGCACTAGAGGGATGCGATGTTGTTATCATCCCGGCCGGTGTTCCAAGAAAGCCTGGTATGACTCGTGATGATCTCTTCAACATCAATGCTGGTATTGTCAAGGGCTTGTGCACAGCAATCGCTAAGTATTGTCCCCAT gCTCTTGTCAATATGATCAGTAACCCGGTCAATTCTACTGTCCCAATTGCTTCTGAAGTTTTCAAGAAAGCAGGGACTTATGATGAGAAGAGACTGTTCGGAGTGACTACACTTGATGTAGTTAGGGCGAAGACTTTCTATGCTGGAAAAGCCAATGCTAATGTTGCAG AGGTAAATGTGCCAGTTGTTGGTGGTCATGCGGGCATAACTATTCTCCCATTGTTTTCACAG GCTACACCAACAGCAAACTTGCCTCATGATGTACTCACAGCTCTTACAAAGCGTACACAAGATGGTGGGACGGAAGTTGTGGAAGCCAAGGCTGGAAAGGGTTCAGCTACACTCTCCATGGC GTATGCAGGAGCTTTATTTGCGGATGCTTGTTTGAAAGGACTTAATGGAGTTCCAGATGTTGTTGAATGCTCATTCGTACAGTCTAGCATTACTGAACTTCCATTTTTCGCATCCAAG GTGAGACTTGGAAAGAACGGTGTGGAGGAAGTCCTTGGATTGGGTGCACTTTCAGACTATGAAAAGCAAGGATTGGAAGCTCTCTTACCTGAATTGAAAAGTTCAATTGAGAAGGGTATCAAGTTTGCTAATCAGAGTTAA